A genomic stretch from Halopiger aswanensis includes:
- a CDS encoding DUF7127 family protein — MNVPESLRNADRHGAIVRTVEYDDTSVIAVDFGSDAGDVSIDIVGDTALIVTDGEQFEFELPPEASDVSAKNGVLTITE; from the coding sequence GTGAACGTTCCCGAATCACTCCGAAACGCCGACCGCCACGGTGCGATCGTCCGTACCGTCGAGTACGACGACACGAGCGTCATCGCGGTGGATTTCGGAAGCGACGCCGGCGACGTGTCGATCGACATCGTCGGTGACACTGCACTCATCGTGACAGACGGCGAGCAGTTCGAGTTCGAACTTCCGCCGGAAGCGAGCGACGTCTCCGCAAAAAATGGCGTCCTGACGATCACGGAGTAA